The following DNA comes from Miscanthus floridulus cultivar M001 chromosome 5, ASM1932011v1, whole genome shotgun sequence.
GAGTAAGTGATATAATACATTTTATTAGTCCAGGAATCAGCAAAAGTTGCAGCTCCTGAGTTCTTACCTTCTTCTTCACCTCTGTGAATAGAAGCAGCCATCCAGAGGGGCCTATCGCTAAACTGCTGTTGTAGATCTTTTATTTCGTTGACCTGATTCTCCCCGGCATTAACATCTCCAACAGCTATGTGAATTACATGAATCCTCTAATAAATCATTTGACTTGTAAACCTGGTTATCTTTCAAGCTCCCAAGACAACCTTTAAAACTAAATCACTCATATGATCACTTAAAATCTATTCTCAGGAAAGACTAGACAAAACTTGAGTATACCATATTTTAAATCGCCAGCAAAATGTATGATCCCTGGTGGTGTATGTAGCAGCTGAAAACGAACAGCctgaatagtactctgcaacgaTAAGGAATGAATGATGGCAGCAGTAATGGATGAACATAAAAATAAAGTCAGCATTACCATGAGTACTTACCAATGGGACAACAAGTGATAGTTTAGAGAGCATCAGAGCAACTAATGGGAACCCTACAGGCATCGACCAGTGGTTGAAAGATTTCAATGATAGGCGAGCATTTAAAAGCGCCACTGCAATCTGCAGATAAGTAGACAATTCATAAAAGTAAGTAACTACAACCTACAGCATGAATGCATGATGCAGAAACTATGAATAGTCCAGATAAAAGTTCTGCTCTTGCAGTATGGAAAACTAAAGAGAAGGATGAACACTAGGAACTAGAAAATGAAGGATGAACACTAGGAACTAGAAAATAAGCATGATCATGAACAGTGATCTCATGCTCCAGAATTATGAGAAAGCCACTTACCCCTTTTGCTGCTGCAGACATAATGAGGTTTGGCCAGAGTTCACTTTCCAGAAGAAGTACCAAACTTGGCTTCCAGTATCCAATAAAACTGTCTATTGCATTAGGACAGTCAAGAGGAGCAAACTACACGCATAGAAAACTGAGGTTGGAAGGGAGAAATAAACATAGCATGCAAAAATTGCGCATGAATCTGCTTCCAATGTAGATTTCCGAAATCCTTAAGGCAGCTAGTCCCAGCATCTGAACAATCTTCTACACTTTCCCTCCCAATTTTCACTCGAAGTTTACTATTACAACCTAATAGCTGCAGTTAGGTAAATACCCTGCAACATTTTTAGGGCAATAATCCTGTGAAATTTAAGTGATAGTACAACTGTACTGTATCAATGTATGGTTATCTCATTATAGACAGCAGTACTCGGGCATGGAGAAGCATCAACAGATGACCAAAACCAAACCAATTCGAATTATCAAATGATAGTACTTGCCAAGAAAACACACTGTTCATCCTCACTAAACTAAATCCAGCACAGCCACAAGGGTCTGAAGCTACGCGAGCAATCTGCAAACGCACCTGATATATGACACCATCAGGGAGTAGATCCTTGATAACTTCGCTGCATACAATCCGAATAGCGGTATTTAGGGGACGACAACGCAATATGAATTTTGAAAATGGCACTCGCCGTTGAGAACGGTAGCTTACAACGAGGAGAGAGTGGTGGTGGTGAGTAGCACGGGGAGGCCGGGATGGAGGCGGACGCAGTGGCGGACAACGGGGAGCGCGGCCATTCCCTCCCCGAGGGATACGGCATGAAACCACACGAGCGGAGAGCCCGGCCGAGGCCGCGCCGCAGACGGCCGGCCTAGCCGCTCCGGCCACCGCATCGGGTGCTCCAGCCCTTGCAGTCGCCGCCACAATAgcaccgccggcgccgccgcgcggCTCGCTGCCCTGTACAGCTCGTATAACGCCCATCCCCCGCGCGACGCTGGTGACGCCGCGCGGGCCGGCCGCATCGAGAGTTCGAGACTGATGACTGATGGAACGAAGCGTTGTTTTGGCGGCGGAGATGACGGAGGCCACTTCCGAGCAGACGACCGAAGAGGAGAAGGCGAAAACAAAGCAATGCGCGTACTCAAGGACGGGAGACTACAGTAGTAAATACACTTTTTTTTTATCATTACAGTAGTAAATACTGGTAGTATGTTATCCGTATCAATAACTATTGGGCCCGAGCGCGAACGGCGAGTGGATGTAAAAGTGGGTGCTTAAAAGCAACCTCCTGTTAATCGGTAACTCCAAAAGTCCAAAAAACCAACACGACCAAGAGGAACATCTCCTCCCAACCACCAGCGACAACGTGCGTTCGCTTCGTTTGGACTTATTTGACTGATAAGTTATGGTTAaaagtactgttagctgatttggtgtgagagaaaaatattatttattagctGATAAATCATGACTTATAAGTTAAATACGACCAAACAAACAAGCTGATGTGTGACAAGTGATATGACTATACGAGAGACACCTATTCTCGATGTCTTCTATGGGTGGGTGATTTGAGCCTCGAATCATAATTCTCAGTGTTGACAGAGCCAAATGGGCTCATCCTAGAACTAACTTTAATTCCATCTAATTGAGTTGAAGGGACGATCGGTCcgtttgctggttggtttctgtactgataagctcggctgatactggtttgttgtgagagaaaaatattgttgattGGCTGAAAAGCCCGGGCTAAAACCAATAAGCAAACAGGCTGGATATAAACAGATTGATGTTGTTCTCGTCACTtgtactccatccgtcccaaaaCATACCATGATATGATACGTGTcgatacagaaagtgaccaacacgtaaatatttgtagttttaatatacgttgtgatcggatgtggcctaacacttaATGATACATGATTTATAccggttcaggcaacatgccctacgtccagttt
Coding sequences within:
- the LOC136450763 gene encoding probable 3-deoxy-D-manno-octulosonic acid transferase, mitochondrial isoform X1, yielding MRPARAASPASRGGWALYELYRAASRAAAPAVLLWRRLQGLEHPMRWPERLGRPSAARPRPGSPLVWFHAVSLGEGMAALPVVRHCVRLHPGLPVLLTTTTLSSFEVIKDLLPDGVIYQFAPLDCPNAIDSFIGYWKPSLVLLLESELWPNLIMSAAAKGIAVALLNARLSLKSFNHWSMPVGFPLVALMLSKLSLVVPLSTIQAVRFQLLHTPPGIIHFAGDLKYAVGDVNAGENQVNEIKDLQQQFSDRPLWMAASIHRGEEEVILRVHDELVKMYPALLLILVPRHPEDCKNISLALKKQKINFVLRSTREVVSSTTRVYMVDTLGELRMLYRVTPVAVIGGSFLPGLAGHNISEAAAAGCAVVTGPHVGHFYHMLVEMWQINPLAVKQVSGEFKLLQTLKELLGDASTLGAHQRAAKNAFSIMSDGVVNRVWNLVSRFAIDFQTDTWNS
- the LOC136450763 gene encoding probable 3-deoxy-D-manno-octulosonic acid transferase, mitochondrial isoform X3 — its product is MRPARAASPASRGGWALYELYRAASRAAAPAVLLWRRLQGLEHPMRWPERLGRPSAARPRPGSPLVWFHAVSLGEGMAALPVVRHCVRLHPGLPVLLTTTTLSSFEVIKDLLPDGVIYQFAPLDCPNAIDSFIGYWKPSLVLLLESELWPNLIMSAAAKGIAVALLNARLSLKSFNHWSMPVGFPLVALMLSKLSLVVPLSTIQAVRFQLLHTPPGIIHFAGDLKYAVGDVNAGENQVNEIKDLQQQFSDRPLWMAASIHRGEEEVILRVHDELVKMYPALLLILVPRHPEDCKNISLALKKQKINFVLRSTREVVSSTTRVYMVDTLGELRMLYRVTPVAVIGGSFLPGLAGHNISEAAAAGCAVVTGESKDPTLDTSTICWLKCGK
- the LOC136450763 gene encoding probable 3-deoxy-D-manno-octulosonic acid transferase, mitochondrial isoform X2 — protein: MRPARAASPASRGGWALYELYRAASRAAAPAVLLWRRLQGLEHPMRWPERLGRPSAARPRPGSPLVWFHAVSLGEGMAALPVVRHCVRLHPGLPVLLTTTTLSSFEVIKDLLPDGVIYQFAPLDCPNAIDSFIGYWKPSLVLLLESELWPNLIMSAAAKGIAVALLNARLSLKSFNHWSMPVGFPLVALMLSKLSLVVPLSTIQAVRFQLLHTPPGIIHFAGDLKYVILRVHDELVKMYPALLLILVPRHPEDCKNISLALKKQKINFVLRSTREVVSSTTRVYMVDTLGELRMLYRVTPVAVIGGSFLPGLAGHNISEAAAAGCAVVTGPHVGHFYHMLVEMWQINPLAVKQVSGEFKLLQTLKELLGDASTLGAHQRAAKNAFSIMSDGVVNRVWNLVSRFAIDFQTDTWNS